In Oryza sativa Japonica Group chromosome 8, ASM3414082v1, the sequence ccgcggccgcgcttGACGGGAGCggagccgtcgccggcggcgggaggaggggcggGAGCCGTCTTGGCCTTCTTGGGCGGGCGGCCGCGGGACTTGGGGATGGCGTCGGAGATGGGGTCCTTGGACTTGGGCGGGCGGCCGCGggggcgcggcgaggagggcttgggcggcggcggcggcgcgttggGGTCCCGCGGCTTGGGGGGGCGGCCCCGGCCGCGCTTGGGCGGCGCGTCGGGCGCGTCGGCGCGGAAGTAGTTGTTCTTGAGGAAGATGAGCTCACCGGACTCCTTCATCCTGGCCAGGTGCGCCGTGAGCAGCGACGCGTGCGCCGGCGGCAGGTCCCCGTACTTCCCCTCGATGAACTTGGAGATCGCCGACTTGTTCGACCCGCTCTTCTCGTTCAGCCCCTCGATCGCCGCCAGTATCATCTGCACACCACAAATCCCAAATCAACCCCCAAGAACCAACCCAAACAAAGAGAAAACAAGAAATTCACCTCCGGGTagggcgggagaggcggcggcttggaggcttcgtcggcggcggccatggcggaggaggaggagggggtgggggagatggggatggggaatttTCGCTCACGAAGAGGAGGATATatgaagaagagagagatggaTTTGGATCAGGAATAGATAAGAAAATatggaggaggaaggaaggaagaggaGATGGATGGGCTCGccttctttatttcttttttttttctctccatttttttttattgttaagCTCGGCTGTGTCACCTGTGTGAGAGGGGAAGTGAGAAGATGAGGATGGACGGCTGGGATGAGTCGATCCGCCGCCATCGGACGGCGCGGGGAGGGATGGGTCACGCGGATCGGTGACGTGGCAGGGGTAGGGGTAGGGGAGGGGAGAACGCGCGCGCTCGAGAGCTTTATGTTTTGTTTGCTTTTGCCTCCCGTCCCGACCCGACCCGCGGGTGCCTTTTTTGGGGGAGCTGTGGAATGACGGTATTGCCCTCCGTGGTGGcctcttttttttggttttttctgtGGAGGTGGGCGGTGGTCAGGCCTGTGATTTGGCTGCATGGACAAAGCGGAAATGCCCTCCCTCCCCTGAGTTGTGTGTGTTTATATCGTTATTATTGCTAATATTGTTACATGCACAGCTGAGGATGTACAACGGTATAGTGTGGCTGGAAATACACCTGTTTTGGTTGTAATGTGGTATGCATGTAATTGGTTTAAGATGATTTAGGTTTTGTCTGATCTGTTTGTTATTGAAGTTTAAATTACAGGTAAATCGTAATGTAGAAATAGTAGAAAAGTTGTTACTTCCGAAAAGTCCGGCGCTGAATAGTGCAACTGAATTTCAAGTCTACGCAACGGTTGCCTGGATTTGCGGATTTAGGTGAAATATAGTTGACCTCTTTCATAACGTGTTGTGAATTTGTGCTTTACTTAGGTGAGCGGAAATAAAATCAAGTTTTTAATTTAGATTCAAAATAGAGTTTCACGGAATGTTCAGTGGATAGACATGTATGCTTGCTAGTATTGCTATGCATATGGTTGATGAATAGGGTATAGTGCTACTATAAGTTATCGTGTTTTCATTAGTTGTAATATGGTGAGTGTATAATTGGTAAGATAAGACATTCTAAGTAAAAGGCAACGAAGAAatatatttggttttttttaggCAGATGTGATTATTATGGTTACATATAATGAACACTTTAAAAAGGAAAGTTTTAACTTTCAAAATATTAAGCGAATATTAATGTaactaaatttcaaataaataaaTGGTCACTCGGGCTTATGAAACATGTGATCTAATAAACCACTTTTTATATCTTAGCTACTTTAAAAGCGCAATTGTCTTCATCCATCCTTCCCAAAAACAAAATCCTGCTATGTCGATCCCCTAGCTTCCAATAAAAGCTCCAAAGACCCAGCCCATCATGAAAACCGGCATAGAAAGAAACTAAATCATAACTTTATCTCCCAATCCTATTGGAACAGATGGGAATGTAATTAGTTGAATTGTAAAATTATACCTAAATATTTTTCTGCAACTGAATTAACCTTTGAACAAATATGATGCCATGATCGTGAACTCTTTTGGAACAAAGAGAACTACGGAAATTGTGGAGGATTTGATTCATATGGAAAAATTTCTATGTAGTCTTTTGGAATAAAGGAATAGCTCTCTCAGATTATTTTGAAATTCAGTAATGGACTATTTTCATAGGAATTTGGAGGGCAATCTAGCATAAGGTTCTACCGCATGTTTATCTCTTCCATGGCACAGCCACAAggttcctctgttttttctatGTACCATCCAAAACAATAATTTTTGAACTTCCACGTGTTCTTAATTCCTATAGAAAATCAATGGGCATGACACtcttcctacgtttttcctattcttaTGTTTTCACAAGTATAGTGGCATTTACAAATTTGCCACTGGATTTTCTTATTTTGTAAGAATACTATTTGAATGATAGTTCTGttggtagttttttttcttttcaattttataGTGGGAATTTTGCCATAACGATTTAGAACGGGGTAAATTCGCAATTGCTCCTATTTATCATGGTTCTTTTTAGTATGAGGTAGTATTTGTATAGCTAGAGAACATGAGTACAGAGTAACAATTTAGATAGATTAAGACAAGTAACAAAATTTCTTAAGTAAAAttcgtataattttttttaacaagaaTTTAGGTTTTCTCAACTTTTGTTTTGATGCACTCTACCTCCCATACCTTAAAAGTGAGATCATGTGCGCATTGCAATTGCATGTACATGGCCAACAAAAACAGCtactagagttaagcagattAGTAGCTCGACATGTACAGTTGTGTGGACCGTATGAACTAGCCGGCACTATAAAAAAAGCTCACCGATAACGAAAGATACAAAATTTTCGATTGGGATAATAGAGGCATCTTCCTTTTAATTTAAAATACCAAGCGGGAAGTTTACTTGCTTGAGCGCATGGGTAAAATCGTCTTTTTGGCGCTTCGCCATCGAGTAGTAGTATAGCTTAGCTGCCAGCTAAGCCCACAGCTTCGAAATTTTTGAAATTGGAGCGTGCGCTGCGCTGGGCCGAGCCAAGAGTGcgtgaagaagaagacgaggaaaaaaaaaagaaaaaaaatattatatatatatagtactcgTTTTGTTTTTTCCCAATTCAGTTTGAGCTCGGAGTACTAATGCTGGCCGCATTTGCTTCGCGCGAACGCCACCTGTCACCAGGACACCCGAAAAGCTACTCGTACGGCAACGCATCTCCTCCCTGcgccagtggggcccgcatgtcggtgAGAGTAAGAGTAGTCGGGTGCGCACGCGCCGTGTACGCATAATAATAGGTGTAGCCTTGCAGCCGTTTACACCGGGAGCACGGCTCGCCCCGGCTGGCGCatcggtcgctgacaggtggggccgggtGCGcctggggcccacctgtcggtgaggGATGGATGAGAGGGTGTGTGTGCACCGTGGAGAGTGGGATTTGCATTGCTGATGAACTGCTTTTTGGGAACGGGGTATTTAAAGCACTCTCCTCCCTCTTCCACCTCGGTGACTGACTGGTCCCCCCACACTTCTTTTTATTACTGTAGTAATAAAGAGTATGCTAGTACTGTCACTTTGTGCACACACCCCCTCTAGAGTTTGTATatgggttaatttgatccatcCTATTATAAAAGTGTGATTTTAGATAAGTATCACTAATGTTCGTTTCCATACTATTCGTAATCATGCCACCCGAATACGAAAATATTTGGTTCACAAGCTCGGTTTGACTTGGTTTTGTTTGCTCtgaattttgtattttttatatggtCAAAATTGTCCTTGCATGCCAAAGACTTGACTCATTCCTCTTTTggacccgaaaccctagccatcGTCGACGGCAAGCGGTGGCGGTGCTTGAAGGCGGATAATAGCCAACACGAATATTACCTTCCAATCTTGACTTTAATCTATAAAAATTATGTAGCTTATCCAATCTACACCACCAGATTGGAtttttttcttcaccttctTAAATTTTAACCgaaatacatttttttacaTAGTATGGCTCTGTTTGAATTttataaagatgaagatgaagatgaagattaagtgttttacgtaaaacgaggtggtaataacttgtgattaattgagttttaattattacaaacttgaaaaataaattaatctgatattttagaacaactttcatatagaaaattttcacacgAAATATACAGTTTTTgtgcagtttgaaaagcgtgccatgaAAATCTAAAACTTAATCTCGCCTCTGTTAGGTTCTTGAACATGACCTATAACTTATTTAGCTACTATATAATTAGAATGACAAAATGCTTATACAAATCGAAAGTATGTTGACATGCTTAAAACCTAAATgtgtatagaaaaaaaatgttcagaATAATTAAATCGCACCCACCTACTAACTTCTTGCAATAGCATGCTTACTTTTTTATGTTCTTACACTAAATTTCACTCACATATATGCCAAATTGATGTATTGTGCTCTATTAAAATTATCAATTgtttgtggattttttttctttagatcATATAATCACATGATGAGACGAGCATGCCTTGCCCTCCTAAAGACCTCTTTTGTAGGCTCATCCACAAGAAAAGCCAATTATGCAAAGGCATCCAACCGCACTTGTTCAACTTTTCCTTTATGGGCTGCACAAAAACTGGCCACTAGAAAGTGCAACGTCCAGGTTAACAAAATAATTTGAAAGCAAAAGGTCCAATTTATTCTGGCTATGTGTTGGACCAATTTCAAGTTGACAGTCACAGTTCCAAAACGAGCTCATTAAatgaaattattaaaaattCCAAGCCTACAACCAAAAAGGCATTATGCATGAGAGTATGGACCAGTTTAGATCCTCGGTAAAATTCTTCACCCTGacagagcaaggctaataatacagccaATCTGTTGGCTATAAGGTTATTTATAGCCTTCTCTTAGtctacccatataatagttagctctttacaattaatatagggcccacttgtctctctcacagagtttcttggttcttgtgtgcaagccggctgtaagtttatagcccgcttctcctctctcttctctcttttctcctccacctcaaCATTTAGCctgcttatagcctactattatacttgctctcacatcgaatatttggacacatacgtagagtattaaatataaacgaaaaaaataactaattacacagattgcgtgtaaattgcgagatgaatttttttaaacctaattgctccatgattcgacaatgtggtgctatagtaaacatttgctaatgatagattaattaggcttaataaattcatctcgcagtttacaggcggaatctgtaatttatttttttattattttgcgtttaatacttaaaatatgtgtgtccgtatatccgatgtgacacgccaaaactttacacccataaatctaaacacccctaTATCCAACAATCTTTCTAAATCTGACTCTCTGAGTATCTATTTAGTCAGCTTGCCAAACAAATTAGAGagctaaatttgtctttttcacTCCAGTAATCTCTCTAATCTGATGGTGGATCCCACATGTCAATCTATATACTGTTAgcctaaaaaaaacaaatattaatTGTTACACAAACATTTGCTCGATATAGATCTCATTGTGACACAATCAACCAAACTAAGAGACTACCCACCTTGTTTATGAAATTCATAGATTCAGCCAAAATGATGTTGGGGAGAGGAGACAATGACACTTACAAAGACAACACAAAAATACCACATGAAATTCATATAGTTTAATTGTTGTTATATATGTATGCTAGCTCTCTATATATTGGTTGTTGTTGTGCACTCGGTGGATAGATGGATGGTGGATTTTTATAGAAGGAATGGGAAGGTCTAGGTTTAGGGgttgtggtttttttttgtaCCGACACTACCGTGATATTTTCTCTTCGTTTGGAGCAGCCGATCGAAGGTGAGAGAGGCTTTGACTTGTggatgcagctagctagctaaaccAACCTCCGGAGCACGTGATCACGCTGCACCCATGCAACAACATGTACCAAACCCCTCATCTAGTCACTGACAGCCTGACCCCACCTCTCATAGGCACGCATAGCAATCCTTTCTTGCAGTAGATTGAGTAACCTCTACAAGCATGTCATCCAACCTTTCTGTTTGGTATAACAAAAACTTGCTTGGCTTGATATATTTACTTGGCTTCATTGtaggttttttttatataggtgTTCTTTAGTTTTGTGTTTTGCTTTTCTTTAATAATTTTATAGGAGGAACTGTGGTATTGACTAGGATTCTTGTGGTGAAACATGCATAGTTATTTAGATTTGGGTCCTAAACCTGGCATGGATGCTTGCATTATACTTGTTATTGTATCCCGATTTATAGCAAGGACTAAGTGTCATATCTCTTATTCAACCAATACGCCACCTCTAGTATTTTCCTAAAGCATGTTTTAAATGGAGGTAAATACTTCTTGAGTTCCTAACATGTAACTAGAAGAAGATCGAACTATCCGAGCAAGAACACATTGGTTGGATGAGTAGTATTCGAGCGTGCTACGGGAGGTAAATGGTACAAGGAGAATGAAACAGAAGCTTTTCAAGCACTGTTACCAAGCTTTTGGCAGGTAAAAACATAAGCTTTTATGCTACCAAGCAGGAATATTCGCACAAAAAGATGTCGGGATATCACTCCAACTTCACTTGCAAGTTGGCGCTAGTGGTCCTAGGAATCGTCCGAACGTATGGATACACCCTTAGGGTTCTAAGCTTTTGAAGGGCATTATTGTAACTTCATGTGTACCTCCTAAGGCTATATAAGCTGACCCAATCCTAGCGAACTAAAATACATTTTTACTGGTACAATGACGACAAGTGTTTTATTGACACATCTTGATTTCACTTCACCTTAAGGCTAGACGGGAAGAGAAGTACTTTCCTGCCTATCCCCAATTTCTTCATGACCAATATGCATGCCTAGTTTACATAAGGTTAGGCCCCAACTAATATTATTTAGCTATGTAATGGGATAGACATGCTATGTGAGATTTGATCTCCAATCCTGTATAAATTTGTTAGGGTACATCTATATGAGTGTGAGGGCGTGCATGTGGTATATGCATATGAAATTTGCTTAAAAACCCTTTATGGGATTTTTATCAGTCCAACCGAAATGTTAAGCTATAGTTGAAGCTTAAGCTAAATCTTAAGCTAATTAAGGGATTATAAAGCAACTTCTTACCTTCGGAAACACATTGAGTTCTATACGTAGCAATCAATTGAATCTTAGTTGATGAAGAAAGATGTGTATGACATACTTCAACACAACATGATCTTAATCGCGAAGATTATTAAATATGCTAGCTTCAATTAATCCAGCCCACAATTTTTAGCGAGCTAAACCTCAATTAATTAAGGCCCCATCAGGAACAGGAAATTTATAGGATCACTGTATGAATAGCCAGGAAGATTCCACATGAGATTCTCACCAAAATCTTTGTCGAATTCCTTAAGTACGTTGCAAAATGGGGCTTAGTGGAACTGCTTATCAAACAGAAACAAGGGTTGGTGTTTGTATGGAATCAGATTTGTCTGCATCGTTCAATAAATTCCGGTGACTATGCGCAAGTGAATTGCCACAGAACAGCAAGCTGACGTCTTCGTAGTATATTTATTTGGAATCGCAGATGTTAACTATCTTTCTAAAACTTTGTTAAAGTTAGAGAAGTTTGACCTACGACAAAACTAAAACCACCTTACATTCTGGAACTTGTAAACCACCTTACATACTAGAACTTCTGAAACAgagggactgagggagtagCTGACACAAGAATGGGCAAACCAACCCCTGGTCTGTACCAAGCTTTCCATGCAGGAAATGGGTAGGTTTGTGTTTGCTGCCGCTTTGCCATCAGTCTCAAAGTTGAAGTAGGTATGACATGCCCCCGGACCGGCAATTCAAAGCACCTGTTCATCTAACCATATGATGTTTCAGTACCACAGTTCATAGGGTAGTTAAAGTGACCTTTCTCCTGATATGACAGACACTAATAGTAGTAAGCCTCTTCAGGATACTTAGGCCATTCACAATACGCCTCCGTGGCGTTCAGCCTCAGCTTGAGAAACAGCATATTCTATACCACGTCGATCGCGTTCGGAGCCTTATTAGGAACGCGTAGCAAATTTTGGTCACCCGTTCTTCCCACTAAAAGCCTGAAAATGCTGGCGCAGTGACAGGGAAGAGGGGGGAGAGTGTGAAAACTGCCCGCTCCGctggcgccgtcgccatcctcctCGCCGCACCGCCGAGCTTGTCGCCGTCCTCTCCGCACCGCCGAGCTCGTCGCTGTCTGCGCCGCCGAGCTCATCGtcctcctctccaccgtcgCTCTTCCTCGTCCTCGGAGAGAGGAGCgccggagaggggagaggagcgtCGGACACCACCGCtctgccgccgctccggtcgccgcctcGCTTTGTTCGGCCGGTGGAGAAGGGAtagagcagagagagagaggagagaaaaagtgAGGGTAGGTATATGCACTGTGGAACATGTAGCTAACAATGTTCCTAGGTGTTCTTGAGCTGAGTTGTATATTTGCAATGCATTGCTAATGCCCTTACGATGCAGTCACCAAAGAAAGAATTAATGTATATAATAATATAGTAACCTCAATTTGCAGAGTTGAAGTGTCCTTTACAAGGTAGGAGTAGCATCATTATACAGGCCAGATAGCTTCAAAAGAATCAATCTTTCTGACAGATTTTTCATGTTAACTATGTGGGTCATAATGTACATGGATCAGGCCTCTCCTTGTCTGTGGCTGGACACTGCAAATAACCATGCTTGGTGTCCATGGGGGAGAGGTTATCCTTCCTATCTACTATTGACTGACTACAACCTGATACAAGTTGGGTACAAAATGAATCGACGACTAACCTCGTGATAGGGACAGAGAAAAAATGGGTTATGAATCTTTACTTGAAAACTATTGTGGTGGCGAtgcttctgaattctgatcgcTGGTGGTTACattgaaaaaaatcaacaagGTTAGCTGCTGCCTGTCAAGAGGACCACTGATCGGGGACGGTGAGGAAGTACTTTGACATGGCTTTCCTGAACCTCTTCTTGTACTGCATCGGAGATATGACGGTCGGGGACTCGTTCTTGGGGCCTCCCAGGATGCCTGAAGCTTTCACCCAGGTCTCGAGCTGCTTGTCCCAGGTGTACTGGCGCAAGTAGTCAATAATGCCAATGACAAgctctttcttctcctcgtcGATTCCAACAAGTAGTGAGTAATCCATGACATCCGCTGTCTGCAAAGTATTTCAAATGATTAACAGTCATTTTCAGTAATATAAAATGCACCAATTCATGAAGTTGTGCAGTTTTACAAGAAATAAGTATTTTGTGCAATCCCTTGTCTGaaataagaatatatatatgagatgaaTTATCAAGATTAATTTCCATAACAACATACCGCAAGAAAAGAAGTGTCATTCCAAACGGCTCTTTCCAATCTTCGTTTTGCCTTGCTCCCTAAAAATATTGGCTTTGTATGCAATGCCTCTAGGAGGTTTGAATCCAAGAGGACTTTACTCTCACTGGATGTATAGCGTGAGCGCAATGAACCCTTTAGATCATAGACTCTAGATATCTTCCTTTCAAAGAAAAGATTCTCCATCACCATGAGGTCCATCTTTACTTCCCTACCACCTTTTAAGCCCTTGATATTAACCTGAACTCAAGAAAAGGCAGCAGAAGTTAGAACCAGGGGAATACTCTATACACTTCATTCATCATCAGATAAATCATGCAACAAGAAGAAAACAAACCTGATATACTCCTACGATTTTGGCCAGGCAAGTTGGACTACCTGAAGTCAGGGATTCCATCAAATATCTGAAGTACTGAGGAGCAAACTCTACAAACGATTCAAGCTCTGTCCTGGTGACTTGTTTGATTATGAATCTCTCATCAAGAGTCTTTGCAAAGTAAACATTGCTTTTTCCACCTTGCGCATTCCATCTCTTGCAGCGGCTAAGTGAACGGATGAAATCAATATCCTTTGGGCAGCATTTCTTCCTAAGTGCGGCAAAATGCTTTGCGAAATAACAAGTAATGGAAAACTTTGCTTTATCTTCAGAAAGTGGCGATTCATCATCAAAAGAAAACTTAAAGTGAGTTCCCTTAGAATCCAAATGGTCTTCTTGTGAGAGCAAGGTCCCGTCAAGTCCATGGCTGCTGTCAATGGCATTTGGTAGGTGTAAGAAACTCAAACTTGAATTCAGTTTGCGTGTGACTTGCTGCACATATTCTTGTGAAGTCATTGCATAGGACACGATACTGGTAGGCTCATCATCATAGACTGCAATGACAGCATCATCTTCATACCCAATCTGAGGCAACAGCAGCCGTGCCCCATCATCGATCATATGTGAAGCAGATGAGATATATGTAAGTGTACGGGTAAGAACAACATTTAATTTCTCTACTGCACCAGGAGACCTTTGAGAACAAGCCCTCCGTATGTTTGGCATTGGATCTTTCAGGATACTAGTAAAATCCCCAAAGTATTCAGCAGATCTGAATGACGACAGATGCAATGAAGTAGGAGCCAATCCATTGCGTTCTCGCTGGTGTATAGCAAATTTAGAATCAAATGAATGAATTCTGACAGGGGTTACAGAATTCCCATAGCTTGGATTGTCTGGGAAATTAAACGATCCATACTCATCAATTTTGGTAAAACCTTGTAGAAGGTCATCTTGTATCTCACTAGATCCAGTCCATGCCAAATCAATCTTATCTGAAAAAATAGATGCAAGTGAGGGTAACCTTTCAACAGGTTCCTTACCC encodes:
- the LOC4345627 gene encoding HMG-Y-related protein A, giving the protein MAAADEASKPPPLPPYPEMILAAIEGLNEKSGSNKSAISKFIEGKYGDLPPAHASLLTAHLARMKESGELIFLKNNYFRADAPDAPPKRGRGRPPKPRDPNAPPPPPKPSSPRPRGRPPKSKDPISDAIPKSRGRPPKKAKTAPAPPPAAGDGSAPVKRGRGRPPKVRPAVPSEAAAA